A genomic stretch from Pochonia chlamydosporia 170 chromosome 4, whole genome shotgun sequence includes:
- a CDS encoding pre-mRNA-splicing factor CWC25 (similar to Beauveria bassiana ARSEF 2860 XP_008597941.1): MGGGDLNLKKSFHPTLRRNQQAVYEEEQKALAERKRTQQRVNEIKEERAKEELQRQLEAAGGKKRVDRVDWMYQGPTDGQVGTSEETEAYLLGKRRIDNLIKGTDHKKLEKSAGEDSFMALQNANSARDTASKIRDDPLLAIKRQEQAAYEAMMNDPIKRRQLMANMGIEDEKKKGRSRDKEHRHRHKHRRHRSRSRDSEVQDVIARMTTRRNADTDTEGGENPGTVEARAEPETIRWRDDMREATEGTLIIKKIMAGEDMRAQAPVMNDHVDAVLLQTDATDTAVTILTAGKMTIDVGTTAETTTVGGDHGMEIGLDIMEMAEKARKLATMQSAASDMDQDREKRLASLEREERAAREADERARERGGERGFVNGLHKQAGKLDLGERMGRNRQGYQRDDD, translated from the exons TCTACGAGGAGGAACAAAAAGCGCTTGCTGAGCGAAAGCGCACCCAACAACGAGTCAATGAAATCAAGGAGGAGCGCGCAAAGGAGGAGTTGCAGCGGCAGCTGGAAGCCGCTGGTGGCAAGAAGAGAGTAGACAGAGTGGACTGGATGTACCAAGGGCCTACCGATGGCCAAGTTGGTACCAGCGAAGAGACCGAGGCGTACCTCTTGGGCAAGCGCCGAatcgacaacctcatcaaggGCACGGATcacaagaagctggagaagagcGCTGGAGAGGACAGTTTTATGGCCCTTCAGAATGCGAATAGTGCAAGAGATACGGCATCCAAGATTCGGGACGACCCTCTCCTCGCGATTAAGAGACAGGAACAAGCGGCGTACGAGGCCATGATGAACGATCCCATCAAACGACGGCAGCTAATGGCCAATATGGGAATAGaggacgagaagaagaaggggagGTCACGAGACAAGGAGCACAGACATAGGCACAAGCATCGTCGACACCGAAGCAGGAGCAGAGACTCCGAGG TCCAAGACGTCATCgcaaggatgacgacgaggaggaacGCCGACACAGACACCgaaggaggagagaatcCGGGGACAGTCGAAGCCCGCGCCGAACCCGAGACGATTCGTTGGAGAGACGACATGAGGGAAGCCACAGAAGGAActctcatcatcaagaaAATAATGGCCGGCGAAGACATGAGAGCCCAAGCCCCGGTGATGAACGACCACGTCGACGCAGTCCTTCTCCAGACCGACGCGACAGACACCGCAGTGACCATTCTTACCGCCGGCAAGATGACGATAGACGTCGGGACTACAGCCGAGACAACGACAGTTGGAGGGGACCACGGAATGGAAATAGGCCTCGACATAATGGAAATGG CTGAAAAGGCTCGCAAATTAGCCACGATGCAATCGGCAGCCTCTGACATGGACCAAGACCGGGAGAAACGGCTAGCTAGTCTGGAACGAGAGGAACGAGCAGCACGAGAAGCAGATGAGAGGGCACGAGAACGAGGGGGTGAGCGAGGGTTCGTCAATGGACTTCACAAGCAGGCTGGCAAGCTTGATTTAGGAGAGAGAATGGGTCGCAATCGACAGGGTTACCAGCGAGATGACGATTGA
- a CDS encoding small GTPase rho3 (similar to Trichoderma reesei QM6a XP_006967913.1), producing the protein MPLCGGSKTVQRKLVLLGDGACGKTSLLNVFTRGYFPTVYEPTVFENYVHDIFVDNVHIELSLWDTAGQEEFDRLRSLSYDDTDLIMLCYSVDSKDSLENVESKWVGEIADNCPGVKLVLVALKCDLREGGAEDDEGEEASAATPAASEGDANPERPKGPLIEYDKGLEVAKRIGASRYLECSAMKNRGVNEAFTEAARVALSVKKEREENKCTIM; encoded by the exons ATGCCTCTCTGCGGTGGATCTAAGACGGTCCAGCgcaagctggtgctgct AGGAGATGGTGCATGCGGTAAAACATCACTGCTAAACGTCTTTACGAGAGG TTACTTCCCAACGGTATACGAACCTACCGTCTTCGAAAACTACGTCCACG ACATCTTTGTAGATAACGTGCACATTGAGCTCTCGCTGTGGGATACGGCCGGTCAAGAAGAATTCGATCGATTACGTTCACTATCTTATG ATGACACCGATCTTATTATGCTCTGCTACTCCGTCGACAGCAAAGACTCGTTGGAAAACGTCGAATCAAAATGGGTTGGGGAAATTGCCGACAACTGCCCCGGCGTCAAGCTGGTCCTGGTTGCGCTAAAGTGCGATCTCCGCGAAGGCGGtgctgaagatgacgaaggcgaagaagccTCCGCGGCTACGCCTGCAGCTTCAGAGGGAGATGCCAACCCGGAACGTCCCAAGGGGCCTTTAATCGAATACGACAAGGGGCTGGAGGTGGCCAAGCGAATAGGAGCCTCACGGTACCTCGAGTGTTCAGCCATGAAGAACCGCGGTGTCAACGAAGCCTTTACGGAGGCGGCCCGTGTTGCTCTGAGTgtcaagaaggaaagagaagagaacAAGTGCACCATAATGTGA
- a CDS encoding glycosyl hydrolase family 16 (similar to Metarhizium robertsii ARSEF 23 XP_007817191.1) → MRCKSILAAAAFLGLAAAQVHTDCNPMERDCPVDPAFGTSHLFNFNVTPSSDLWETTAGNVNYDAQTGASFTINKQGDSPTIRTKFYFFFGRTEIMLKVAPGRGIVSSMMWLSDDLDEVDWEFLGSNKTFATTNYFGKGRQDFKNGGSHPMTGMQDDYHNYTTVWTKDSIEWFINGNHVRTLNAKDANNTHNYPQTPMRMSVGIWAGGDPSLPEGTRKWAGGDTDYANGPYTMYLKSAHVTDYSSGKEYSYGDRSGSWQSIKIASGNSTALEALNKQADKSISEKWNELPTGAKAGVYAGAGGVAALAIGTLLWYYFRQRRIGAAEAKAAAEREERDRRENAQFQKNGINPDSFAAHGQEYNARDLRAGGMADNNSYHVPESNPFSGPFDEKSRLGSSASNASTMGGAGAAMAGGAMGAAGAMRGQPGRPASPASSNHHGFDFGVPPSPGHPPARSHSPGMRSHSPMIRSQSPGMPPPGSPGSPRQYQMRSDSAPDPYSRMGSPGPHQQGYGLQRMQSPGTMGPQRSFTDNQQPGYGYRGPASPRSNNGW, encoded by the coding sequence ATGCGTTGCAAATCAATTCTTGCCGCGGCGGCTTTCCTTGGCCTCGCCGCCGCTCAGGTTCACACTGACTGTAATCCCATGGAACGCGATTGCCCGGTAGACCCAGCATTCGGAACCTCTCACCTTTTCAATTTCAACGTCACCCCGAGTAGTGACCTTTGGGAAACAACCGCCGGTAATGTGAATTACGATGCCCAGACTGGTGCCTCCTTCACCATCAATAAGCAAGGAGACTCGCCGACTATTCGTACAAAGttttacttcttctttggccGCACCGAAATCATGCTCAAAGTTGCTCCCGGTCGAGGTATAGTCAGTTCCATGATGTGGCTCAGCGATGACCTCGACGAGGTCGATTGGGAGTTCCTTGGTTCCAACAAGACATTTGCGACGACAAACTACTTCGGCAAGGGCCGCCAGGATTTCAAGAATGGCGGTTCTCACCCCATGACTGGTATGCAGGACGACTACCACAACTACACCACCGTGTGGACAAAGGATTCTATTGAGTGGTTCATTAACGGCAACCATGTCCGCACCTTGAatgccaaggatgccaacaATACGCACAATTACCCCCAGACGCCTATGCGCATGAGTGTTGGTATCTGGGCCGGCGGCGACCCTTCCCTTCCTGAGGGCACGCGCAAatgggctggtggtgatACTGATTACGCCAACGGCCCGTACACCATGTACCTTAAGAGCGCCCACGTCACTGATTATAGCAGTGGCAAGGAATATTCATACGGAGATCGTTCGGGCAGCTGGCAAAGCATCAAGATTGCCAGCGGCAACTCTACCGCTCTCGAGGCTTTGAACAAGCAAGCCGACAAGTCAATCAGCGAGAAATGGAATGAGCTCCCTACTGGAGCCAAGGCTGGCGTCTATGCCGGAGCTGGTGGAGTCGCGGCCTTAGCTATAGGAACTTTGCTTTGGTACTACTTCCGACAGCGTCGTATTGGAgccgccgaggccaaggcGGCCGCCGAACGTGAGGAACGGGACCGACGAGAGAACGCGCAGTTCCAAAAGAATGGAATTAACCCCGATAGCTTCGCTGCCCATGGTCAGGAGTACAACGCCCGGGATCTTCGCGCCGGTGGTATGGCTGACAACAACTCGTACCACGTTCCTGAATCGAACCCATTCAGTGGCCCCTTTGATGAAAAGTCTCGTCTTGGAAGCAGTGCGAGTAACGCAAGTACCAtgggtggtgctggtgcagcCATGGCCGGCGGAGCGATGGGAGCTGCTGGAGCTATGCGTGGTCAACCTGGCCGGCCTGCCAGCCCTGCCTCTTCCAACCATCATGGCTTCGATTTCGGTGTTCCCCCAAGCCCTGGCCACCCACCAGCACGCTCTCACAGCCCCGGTATGCGATCGCACTCCCCCATGATCCGATCACAGAGTCCTGGTATGCCCCCTCCAGGCTCTCCCGGCTCCCCTCGTCAGTACCAGATGCGAAGCGACTCGGCCCCAGATCCTTATTCACGGATGGGATCTCCTGGCCCTCATCAGCAAGGCTATGGGCTCCAGAGGATGCAAAGCCCCGGCACGATGGGCCCGCAAAGGAGTTTTACCG